GCTTGGGTTCGGTCTGTGCTGACAAGTCGTTGAAACCAGGCACTAATTATGAACTTTAAGAAGTTAACAGTAGGCCTAGTAAATCGCAAACATAAAAACCAAACAGTGTTATTAAATCAGGCAGTGTTAGGAAAACTAGTGTTAGGAATACGTCTTATTAATGAAGGTTCCATATTGTAATTTATATTAATTCTTGGAGAAAAACTGAAATGTGTTCAAATCTGTCGGATaacatttatgtttaattcttcaatatttgttttacagtGCATAAGTGACATAatatacaacaataataattattattgttatagtagtattaataataacaattattctAATTATCATATTTTACCGTTTTGTTCTTCTTGAGTTTGGATTTAGCAATACATTAAATATCTTAAAAAGTCTTGATATTAATGCTAAGTGTAAAACAATTTGATTGTATCATTAACTCTCAGGTTTCGTCATTATTTGAGGttgcaaataaaaatgtgtgctcTTTCCTCTCCAGGGGCTAAACCCGCTCTCTTGTAGCCTGGGCATAGACCTGGGCATAATGAATGAATGTTGTAGTTTGCGGTACAGTACCTTGATCAGAGGGTGAGCGAAACTCCGGGGTTTTGATGGAATTGCGTCAGTTACTGGAAATGTGTCTTTAGAAGTCTATTGTGTAAACAGCGATAAGATGAAGAAACGGAAGTCATATAGGGAAATACGAGTTCTGCGGGCAATCGGAAAATGGTTATCGAGGTTAAATACCTCTCCTTTTAATTGTACTCATTGCTTTACGGATTATTGAGGTAGCTAAAGAATGTACGATTATAATCGGAAGAGCGTGTTTTAttactagatagatagatagatacatacatacatacatacatacatacatacatacatacatacatacatacatacttacatgATATAACCCGGTATATATTCTACTGCCATGCAGGATAATATCAGTCATATAAAAAACGGAGTCATGCTTTATATATTTGGATAACGTCACACAAGATAAAACATGAATTGATTAGATTTGCATTAATTAACTGCCCTTTATATAGTCTTGCTCAAAACCTACAAACATGCTTGTAATATCAAACTAAACTATATACAGTTTATGTAGCATttagagagagaaaataaaatgaaacacctgccataacattgTCAAATGGGTATAGGCCACCATCGAGACGGCCCTGGCACTACAGGTATGGCCCTTTATTATTCTGGAAGGATGACCTGttattatgaaaataataaagaaaaggttaaagaaaagggcttataaccaggaggtccccggttcaaatcccacctcagccactggctcattgtgtgaccctgagcaaggtgagatgtatttgtaagtgactctgcagctgatgcatagttcacacaccctagtctttgtaagtcgccttggataaaggcgtttgctaaataaacaaataataataataataataataataataataataataataataataataataataataataataaaatgacctACAGAATCACCTGCCTGTTCCTTGTGAAACATAATTTATTTCCATCTTTAAAATACCCTGCCTAGTCCGGCTGAGAGGTACAATCTTGTTTCTAGTTCTAGATTCTACTGGATTCTAGTCGTTGTGTAAGACAAGAGCTCAGCTGAGATGCTCAAGTTGATACTGTGAGTCAACTTAAGTTAACCAGGAATGCTGTGATCAGCTGATTTGAATATTCAGGGTCCAGGCCATCTACAGCTTTAAAAGTGAGAGGCAAGATAGTGAAAATTGATCTGATAACTAACTTGCGCTTCGGATCCAATGACAGGTGTTGCGTTTTCTAGTCCTGGTCAATAGCCTGGTGACAAAAGCACAGTCTTAGCGACCTTCTCTGTTGTCTTTCAGTGGAGCCATAGACCAGAGGACCAAGGAGAAGGTGGCTATCAAGAAGCTGTATCGTCCCTTCCAGTCTCTGATTCACGCCAAGAGAGCCTACCGGGAGCTCCGTCTGCTCAGACACATCCAGCATGAGAATGTGAGACCTGTGTTAAAAACAAGGGCAGGTTCAGTCTTATACAGGGTGTCTGCATCTTCATTATATGATTCAGATCTGTTCAGAAGTTGCCTAGgggttttaaaatgacatttttccGATAGTAGTTGGTAAGCATTCTATTCTGGTTGAAGCAGAAACAGCACTAGAGATAAATCACATATAGAATattgtatagggtgctgtacGATAGACGCTGATATTCACcccacttataaaagtttaccatggagATATTTTCTTGCTGTTCGCATGGTtctactatgcatttgccatagtttttttttctatggttTGCCAAGTTTTTTAAACGTAGAATCAGGATCTGTTCCTTCAGCAGGTGAGATTTTGGAGaagaaaataaattgcacacCTTTTGGAGGGAAAGACCTGGTTAAATGAGAGCCAGTTTTCTGTGCTCCCTTAAGAAGAAGATTGGGCTCAGTTCAATGGCTTAGTTCATGCgttcaatctgttttttttccctgtcCATGCAGGTAATCTGTCTATTGAATGTTTTCACGCCTGATTCATCTCCAGATACATTCCAGACGTTGTAAGTAGAACTGCAGGCTTGTGAAATACCTGCTGTTACACAAATGCCTGTTCAGACACGTGTGTACCAGGACTGGtgatggggagggggagggggagggggggggggtctgtgtcaCAAATGGGTTGATACAATTATTTCTACCTTGTGGGCACTCATTTTAAGAACTGCTTTAAGGAATGTATTAttgaggactgttttttttttaatgaattggtCCATAGGGATTGTACACCTTGCTATtaaatgtatatacatatttagATATACATATTTCCAAAGAGCCATCAAAAGTTTGCTCATTTTTTAAAAGGATATATAACACTGAAGTTGTTCATTAAAATGTTGCCTCAGTGCTGTCTCGGGGCACTGTTTGTCTCACAGAAGGTGTGTGGAATTCAAGCTTTCTGTGGCTTGCAGGCAGTGGGAGTACATGTACAGTAGCTGTTCCAACCAGTAACCAACACTAATTAAGATTATATGCAAGAAGTCTCTTTAAAGATAATACTACAATATTTACTGCAGCAAATACTGTCTTTATTAGTTTACTACAGTATTCTACAACACATAGTGGAAGAGGACAGAACCAGGTGCTTTACTTTGTTTTGCACGTTAGACAAACCATTTTCAATTCTTTGTCAACACGCAACCTGAGAATGCTGCTAGTGTTTGATTCAATATCAGCTCAAGTAGAAATAATTCAATACTTACTGTTATGAATCCCTTGCAGATTTTAAAGCAGTGACTAGCGCTCGGTAAAACTAAAACACATTTCTGTGCTAGGTCTTCACTTCTTAATGAATGTTCAATTACCCTGTTTATTATGAATCATTAATCTCTGTTCCAGTTACATGGTGATGCCATTTGTAGATCAGGATCTAAGCCATATCATGAAGAAAGGAAAACTGACTGACAAAATGATTTCCTACATCCTGTACCAGATACTCCAAGGACTCAAGGTGAGGCAGGGTGCAGCACAATTTAAGAACAATTTCAATGCTACAAATCTCTTTCATATTTTACTATGTATACAAACTATTGCATCAGATATGCCATTTTCCTTACATTAAGAGGAGGCCATTTCGGCCTATCAATGGCCtatcagctgattgatctcaaaactgtcaagaagggtcttaaaggatcccaatgattgagcatcaacagcatggcttggtaaccccctcccccccccccccgcacccaCTGTTTAAAGCCTGGTAACCTTGCAGATCAATACTGTGTAGATGCACATGTCTGAGTGCCCTATTGAGGCCACATTGACAACTGAAGCAGGAAACTATAAACAAGACCACAAATACAACTGTTAAGATAACAGTGATATTTCATACCAATACCAAGCTCTTTAAGAATTGTAAAGAAGTAACGTACGTAGTGTACAAAGCAGAAACAACATACCAGTGTTACTGCCTAAAGGCGTCAGAAGATTTGTTTTAACAATACCTCCATTATGTAGCAGCCTTTCTTTTAGCACTTAAAGTTTACCTTCTCAAAACAGCTCCTCAGGCGACAGGCTTTTCATATGAAAGAAATACAGGTGCATATTCAAATACTAATTGTTCACCCTCTGGTTTTATGCtggagggtcattccagctcaagtggactaAGTTTGTGGTTGATACATGATGAACTCATGCCCCATTTTGATCAACTTTTTCTCTTTCAGTATATCCATTCTGCTGGGATAGTGCACAGGGtatgtacatttttgtaaattttcttaagaataaaacacttttattttACTTGAAGCCAAGACCACCCATAtcaatatatattaaacatacagtaaaagtatttcattatatttcagttttattatgtttttttggcCTTATTATGTATATCAAATACATCATTTTCTcggcacatccattcattatgtaggtctgaaatgtgcaaacgtactttcattttaaaacttgatatctggtactacttgcTTTCAGCCATGCAAGGGAGAAATGACCAAAGAAGcagagcagtaacagacttcctggaaggcaagccaagcaaactgagaactttaaccctagtgtagtaccagatgtgttttaaaatgaaaaggcatgtctgctgtaacatgtgtttctttcaaaactgcacgtttgagacctatgtagctaatggaagtgcacatTGGGTAGGATTTATGGAatgattgtgttagctacaattactttaaggttATCATGTCTTCCTATAGGATCTGAAGCCCAGTAACTTGGCTGTGAACCAGAACTGTgaactcaaggtaaaggaattcGTAGCATCTTAAAGTATAAATGtgtgggtcattccagctcaagtggggTTACTCAGCATCAAGTGTCAATGACTTTGTTAATGAATCAGCTTGGTTGGAAATCCCTTAAAATGTGCTATAcatttgagaatatgtttgtagTACAAGGttgcatgtatgttatttaaaatggtataaagatttgtattatatatattttcaatggaTAGCATAATTAGATGAAAGGGCAATAAAAGTAACACTTTCTCACCATGTGGGACATAAGTAGCATAGTTCTTCTGCATGCATACAACACCTGCTGACTTGTGGATTATAGTACCATCCACCACACGTGGAGGAAGCACTTCCCCAGATTTTGGTCTGCTTGAACTGGACTGACCCTAGTTTCTTGTCATAATGTAGGTCGCCAGAGTTCCTTGTAATTTCCTTTTTATTGCGCATAACAGAAGATGTAAGATACAAGCCTGTCATTCTGTGGACCTGTTCAGCCTTTTACAGGTCAGATAAACTGAGTTTGAGTTCAGAGGAACATAAGAACAGTCAGGAAAGTAAAAGCTATTAAAACAAGTTTTCTGCATCATTCAGCATTGAAATCACAGCAATAATGGAATCTGAGTATGAATGTGTTATAAAAATATACCTGTGACAGCCCAGTGGTCGCAGTACAATAAAACCTGGGTTGTTGCAGCCAGATGATAAGCACGCAAAAATAAAAGAACAGTTAGGTTAACCAAACTGTACAAACCTTAAAATGTTTTGTCTGCAAGCTCAATAGCTTCTAAAGCAACCAAAACCACTAACTTCTTTCACTGCCTTAGCTCCTATTATCTTCCTGAGTGTGCAGGTGAGTTAGACAATTAACCAATTAGCCTGAACATATTCCTGAAAGGGAAAGAAGCTTTTCAATGCTGTTTGCAATCACTGTGACTGGTTCTTATaacaattactcaaatattgtggcCTTTTTATATGCCTGTTTAATGGGCTTTGACTCTGAGCTGAGGAGATGTCATAGACATATGTAAAATAGGCTCACCCAAAGATTGATAGGCTCACCCAAAGAGAGTCTTTGGCAGTGTCAGCAATAATTAACTTCATTGTGCTCTTAGATATATGTGATGACCTGCACTGTGCTATACATGTGCAGGTCACTGTTTGCATTAATTCAGCAGTGTGAAGCATTTCAATAGTAATTTAACTGGTGGGCCTAATACTGAATATAGGGGTGACCATGACATGGAGGGTGAGTTTGCATTGCTGTCAGTAGGAGACCTGTATATTGAGTGGCCTTCCAGGTTTTACTCTTCTTCTGTTTCCCACAGATTCTGGATTTCGGCTTGGCTCGGCATGCAGAGAGTGAGATGACGGGGTACGTGGTGACGCGCTGGTACAGAGCCCCCGAGATCATCCTCAACTGGATGCACTACACCCAGACCGGTGAGCACCAGGAACAATACCATCGGGATACCCTTGGAATCCATAACATTCCCTTGGCAGTACCTTCAAAGCAGACCGcatcattaccagcaatggcagtgtGCTTTATATAGAACCGATGTGGTATCGCACTGCTACTGCAATAGAATACCAGTGGGAATTGCTTTGTACTATTATCACATCATTGATAAAAATATGAATGTTACTACTGTGGAAGCATGACAGACAAATTGTCTCTCCTCCCGCAGATTCGTATACATTCAATAACTAAAGAAGGTCCTTACCAGATTCTGTAACTATATGCAAAACTGTAAAATGCATCCACGATGGGGAATAATAATGAtgctaatactactactaataataacctTTCAGTATTGTCTTTGTATCCCCTCTGCAGTTGATATGTGGTCAGTTGGGTGTATTCTAGCAGAGCTGATCACAGGCCACGTCCTGTTTCCTGGAAAAGACTGTATCCTTTATCAGAGTTTAAATGTACGAAAGGTGAGCAGAGAACACATTAGGGTCACGTGGTgtacagggtgagtcatgcagtcaggggagcgcaggttcacgtcctggctgtgccaagctgctggtcttcactggggattccagaggaagCATTGCATTGGTTCTGgggctcccgtgggttagggaagcaaaacctGCAGACCTGTTTCCCCacactacagcagaccctactggcacgacgcctggtgagctcagacgggcacctgcagggctggcctgtgtcctccagaggtcggtagctcgcctaCATTTGCTCTTGAGTTCCTAGGTGTAAAGAGGCAGTTGCTGTGGTTGtcggatcagaggacgcccactaaCCTTCAATTCTCCTGAGTTGTTGTGGAAAATTGCTGCAGGGagagaatgtaaaaaaaatagcAGCAGATCAAAGATTTGATCTTAACTCTATATTAATCATGCCGGTGTCTTCTCCCAGGAGTGATCTACGGCCTTATTAAGACCCATAATTCCAATACAATAAGGTACAAAGGTGCAGTACCCAGAAATAAAGACAATGTGTTGAGTATTCAATGCAATAATGTCATGTAACtgctaaaactaaacaaaaataccAGTGCCATAAttaaataacaatttatttttctctccctcttcctcctcttctttccAGACCATTGTCATGCTTTATAGGGGCTTCGTTTCTTAAGCCATTATAtttgttgtgtgatgaaagtaTTGAAGACGGTGTAATGATGGCATAAGCCAAAATGTTGGATGACTTGACTGCAGAAGTTTATGGAATTATGACGTTAGCTGCAGTTACTTTATGGAACTTACTCCTTGACCGACAATCTAGATTTTGACCAGCTGAAGCTGATCATGAAGCTGACAGGAACCCCCCACCCGTCCCTGGTGCAGAAGATGCAGAGCAAAGATGTAAGATTCATTTTAATGCATGAAATATACAATGAATACATTGCACTACAATGTAGCGTTATATTAGGGTAACACAACCAATAGGCAAGGGTCTTTTGGAGGGAAGTGCAGCTGTGTTGAATTCAGAGTTGGGTACTTGATATACACCTGGGAGaacttactgtgcaaatttactgtggcaaACGTTTACAAGGGCAGACCTTATTAAGGCCAGTTTGTGTTTGTACCCAAAGTTTTAACACTATGGAGAAAGGCTTCCTCATCTTAAAACAGTGGTTCTACATGCAGCAGAAGATCATACATTACATTACAAGCTCTGTTATGACTCAGACGCATAGAGATACTTAACACAGAGCTGACATTGTCAACACAGGCTTATATTAGGTATTAACATTCCTGCATTTTAAACCCTGCCCATTTTCTGGGGGaatattactgtaaaatatatattggaATGTATGGATCTGGAATAACACAAATGTTTTGATT
This genomic stretch from Acipenser ruthenus chromosome 16, fAciRut3.2 maternal haplotype, whole genome shotgun sequence harbors:
- the LOC117411959 gene encoding mitogen-activated protein kinase 14-like isoform X1, with the protein product MERRGVTCQKGSPDFTPTFLSLVCFREILVVELCWIIIGQMATPAKKGFYRQEIQKTTWDVPVRYTGLIPVGSGAYGTVCGAIDQRTKEKVAIKKLYRPFQSLIHAKRAYRELRLLRHIQHENVICLLNVFTPDSSPDTFQTFYMVMPFVDQDLSHIMKKGKLTDKMISYILYQILQGLKYIHSAGIVHRDLKPSNLAVNQNCELKILDFGLARHAESEMTGYVVTRWYRAPEIILNWMHYTQTVDMWSVGCILAELITGHVLFPGKDYFDQLKLIMKLTGTPHPSLVQKMQSKDAKRYIQALPPQVKRNFREAFPNMDKKVVDLLEKMLVLDPDRRLTAREGLSHRYLEEYHDPESEPESIPYDDSFENLELPVEEWRSLIHMEIMTFDPDNPRQTAT
- the LOC117411959 gene encoding mitogen-activated protein kinase 14-like isoform X2, with product MERRGVTCQKGSPDFTPTFLSLVCFREILVVELCWIIIGQMATPAKKGFYRQEIQKTTWDVPVRYTGLIPVGSGAYGTVCGAIDQRTKEKVAIKKLYRPFQSLIHAKRAYRELRLLRHIQHENVICLLNVFTPDSSPDTFQTFYMVMPFVDQDLSHIMKKGKLTDKMISYILYQILQGLKYIHSAGIVHRDLKPSNLAVNQNCELKILDFGLARHAESEMTGYVVTRWYRAPEIILNWMHYTQTVDMWSVGCILAELITGHVLFPGKDYFDQLKLIMKLTGTPHPSLVQKMQSKDAKRYIQALPPQVKRNFREAFPNMDKKVVDLLEKMLVLDPDRRLTAREGLSHRYLEEYHDPESEPESIPYDDSFENLELPVEEWRSESRCLHQSWQ